The Setaria viridis chromosome 2, Setaria_viridis_v4.0, whole genome shotgun sequence DNA window ttaatttaattcTTTTCCTATGATCAATTCACCAAAAATCCTAAATTTTGCATTCACTTTTTCGCATCTCCCGTAGCCTTGTTCTGCACATGCAAACAATTACTATTATTGTTGCAATTGAGGATATGCATTGCCAATACATGAAAACAGGACAAAAAATGTCGCTTGAAGCAGTGGGCCTAGCCAATTAATTAATCAAATCATGCCAATAGAAGAAAGGGGGTGGGGAATAAAGAACGTGGGAGGTCGCACTCTTAATTAGATTATTGTGACCCAGTATGTCGGAATTGAGGGTAGCAAGTGTCCCAATATACTCGCACCAAATAATAATTTGGAGGAAGCAAAGCATTGGTGTAGTAATTAAACCAAAATAGATGGTCCATGTATAGCTAGAGCGAGTACACTACTGGTGTTTATCTACCTTACTGATGGTCTTACGCAGTGTTACTAATATCTTGAGATTacttgacaaaaaaaaagttttgttcCTCTGATACTTTCCATAAAAATTGCATGAATATTAAAGTAAACAAGAAATTAATATTTATTAATTCATCTTGGGTCTTGTCTGGTCAGGCCCTATCCATGCCCAAACTAATACGAAGCCTGACCCATGTATTTGGATTGGATCTTATCCTTTGGATCTAGGTGTTTCTCATTTTGTTTCTAGGATGCCATCTCTTATGCCGGCGGACGTACATTGTCTTTTTGATTGCCCCGTAGTAAATTTGTGTATAGAACAAAGGAAAATTATGAGTTGCTTATCAAGCAAAACTGATCCAATGATGCACACGTTGTCTGGTGGGCCTAAATTTTAGATGATGAGACAATTGCTTTGTAAGACATCTACCTCTTACTCTCACATCCATCTCTCATGTCTCCATATCATGAATATTCTAGCTGGCACTATGTGAGATGACCTGTACAACGCAAATTGTCGAATTGAGCATAGCTTGACTAGTAAGTTTTCTTGTGGTGAAACTTGTCCAtccattttttaaaatttattgcAGGAATTAACCGTCACTATTATTTCAATATATGGTAGGCAATGGCAATGAACACATGCCCAAATTCTGCACAAGCTAGTCGGTGGTGTTTCATTTCCATTGTATATTAGTCCCTCCTTCCTGTTTATAAGGCGCGCAGGCATTTTACAATCTTTAACCAATAATTGAATCAACAATTTTTTACTTTTGTAATGTAAACTTTAATAATCAAATGTAATTTATaactataaataatataatataaaataaatgaatGTTCAAATCTAATTTATTAGATCGTATCATATCATATCACACCTTGTAAAtagaaacggagggagtacttataTTACGAGATGGCTCTCAAAGGAGCTGCCCGGCCGATGGTAGGTAACACGTGGTTCAGAGATGCAGCACTGAATGACTAGTTTAGCTGAACCGCGACCTGCGTATGAACCTAACACGGCTTTTAGAGTCAGTTGCATCCGAATAAGAGTACATCTTAACACTCCAGTCCAGCAACAGAAGGCCATACATACAAACCATCATGGGATCAGCAGACGAGGAGCAGCCTCTGCTTCGTGATCACCATCCGCCTCCGGTTTCATctcttgttctcccacctgtctgttcttctattttGTGTCTTTTCATGGCCCTAACCTTCCAAGAAATGTTTAAACAATACTCCTATGCACTATGCAGGATATACTTACAAGgtcagcaacagcaacagatACCAACACAGATGGATCTCCCAAGCACGTTGCTAGGGCAGGCGGTTGGAAGGCGCCGGTGGCAATGGTGCTGGTACAGCTTTTCCAGACGGGGTTAGTCCTGCTCTCCAAGGTGGCGATCGGCCACGGCATGTTCGTCTTCGCGCTCGTCACGTACCGCAGTGCCTTTGGCACCGCGTTCCTCCTCCCCTTTGCGCTCGTCTGGGAGAGGTTGATCTGCTCATCATCGCAAACTCTTTGCACGTTCCCTAGCTAGTGCActtgttttttgtttggttctgTTTCTATCTCGTACGTGTAACAAAGTTGACAGGAATGCTCCGATCATATTGCCAAAAAAAAGGTTGACAAAAGAGAGTAGGTTTTGAGCTTAGCAGCTTAAAGAGTATATAGCTGTTCTTAGTTCACTAATTGATTTCGTGTAGGGACAAGTGGAGGGAGATGATGAACTGGCGTGTCTCACGTTGGATTATCTTCAACGGGTTCATCGGGTATGGACTAAAACTCTATCCCAACTTAAATCTACTAGATACGGATGGAAACGACAAAGTTTGTGTTGTTCTTGACCATGGAGGACACATCTGTTGATCCAATATGACATGTTTTGATATGCAGGTATGCTGTGCCTATAAACCTATACTACAACGGTCTCCAAGATACCACATCATCCTACGCCATCATATTTCTGAATATAATCCCTCTCATCACCTTCATTCTCTCTCTCATGTTCAAGTAAGAATCTTTCTTCCATTTTTGTTATTATGAGCGCCTCAAAAATTTTCTGTTGCTTAACATGGtcaatatatatttgtataaaCATGTGTTGTTGTATCGACGAATTAGAATGGAGAGATTGAAATTCGCCACAGTGGATGGATCACTGAAGATAGTTGGTGTCCTGGCCTCTGTTGGAGGCACAATGGTCATAACCTTTTACAAGGGCAATGAACTGCATCTATGGAATTCCATTCTTCAGTACCACAAAAATGAACAGACAGAGGTTGCAAGAAATCATCTAAGAGGAACAATCCTCTTGGTGGCCAGCAGCTTCGCATATGCTTGCTGGTACCTGATTCAGGTACTCATACGTGCCCTTTTCATGATCCTTTTGCAAGTCTGTGTAGGAGTCTGGAAAAGGTTATGACATGCTGTTAGTGCAGACAAAGGTTCATAAAGTATATCCATACAAATATTGGTCATCTCTGGCGACATGCTTGGTTGGAGGATTGATGACAGCATTTGTTGGAGTAGTTGTGAGAAGAGATGGGGATGCATGGAAGCTTGGTTGGGATCTAAAACTTCTGACAGTTGTGTATTCGGTAGGTCGTCAGATTCTTTATGCACagcaaaattaaagaaaaacttGAGGTTAGAAATTAGGCTACAATTCATTACTCTAAATCATGCTAGCTCTTCTTTTTTGATGGAGCAATAAAAACTGGAATAAACTCTAGCCAAAGATCGACTGCAAGTTGTAAAAAAATAACAAAGTTAACAGAGATATAATGAGTGCATACTTTGTCATGATTACGTTATCATGAAAATAACAATTAACACTTGTTGTGGCACAGGGGGCTCTTGCAACGGCGGGGAAATATAGCCTGAATTCATGGGTAGTTGCCAAGCGAGGTCCAGCGTATCCTCCAATGTTCACCCCATTATCGCTCGTCTTCACTGTTGTATTGGGCTCCATTCTTTTAGGAGACAACATTACACTTGGAAGGTCAGTTTAATTTCTTTTTGGGAAAATATCTAGTGGAAACCCGTGGAAACGTGCAAAACCAACTTAAAAACATATTTTGATTGTTCGAAAAATTTGAAATTTGGTGCATCCATCGAAGTACTTTATCGCAAAAGTTGAGATGCAAATTTGCTTTTAAACAAAATCTTCTGAAGATGGAAATTTTAAAGTGCAGGATTCCACATAGATCTTGGTTTCTACGGCATATTTTGTCGGACTGCAATTTATTATATACTGCCTTTATATTCCAAACTATAAGTAGTTGTTTTAGTTTGATTACGAGTCAAACctctctaactttgaccaaatttatagaaaattatATTAATATATGCGATACTAAAAATTGCATAATTTAGGAACATATGTTTCGTAGTGGATCAGGTTTAAAGAACTAATTTGATGAGGTAGATATCGGTGAATgttctataaatttgatcaaaattatatagGTTTGACTTAAGATGAAACTAAAATGGCCTACGTTTTTTAATGGAAAGTCATCTATTAATCATTGCAAACAAATTATCTTATAATACTATTTCTATATGGCCTTTTGCAATTATTGATGGAGTTTTGTTTCTAAATGAGCAGCCTCCTTGGCACAACAATGGTGATTGCTGGACTATACATATTTCTTTGGGCTAAATCGAAAGATCTGCCTGGCAAATAATAAATCTATAAGGTGTGGTACACAGGACATCTTATAAGTACAAAAAAAAACTGTATTTGTATTGCGTTATAAATTGGCATGGTTAGATCATAATCCTTTCCCTACTTCACTGTAAGCCCGCTctactgtaaaaaaaaatctaagccATTATAATAGAGCAATATAATGATTTCCAATGTGTATACCGTGTACCAAATTCTTGCAATCTGTAAGTTTTCATGTTCAACGCTAGCTCTGGGAACTGAGATGGTCCAATGTGGGCGGATGGATCCTGACTCTTTGTATTTGAAACTTCTCGATTCTTTTATGAAATTTACAGTACTAGCTTAGTGGCAGTGTATGTTTCTCAAACATGTCCCCGTGTAACCCTGGTTTA harbors:
- the LOC117842990 gene encoding WAT1-related protein At1g25270 isoform X2 — protein: MGSADEEQPLLRDHHPPPDILTRSATATDTNTDGSPKHVARAGGWKAPVAMVLVQLFQTGLVLLSKVAIGHGMFVFALVTYRSAFGTAFLLPFALVWERDKWREMMNWRVSRWIIFNGFIGYAVPINLYYNGLQDTTSSYAIIFLNIIPLITFILSLMFKMERLKFATVDGSLKIVGVLASVGGTMVITFYKGNELHLWNSILQYHKNEQTEVARNHLRGTILLVASSFAYACWYLIQTKVHKVYPYKYWSSLATCLVGGLMTAFVGVVVRRDGDAWKLGWDLKLLTVVYSGALATAGKYSLNSWVVAKRGPAYPPMFTPLSLVFTVVLGSILLGDNITLGSLLGTTMVIAGLYIFLWAKSKDLPGK
- the LOC117842990 gene encoding WAT1-related protein At5g64700 isoform X3, whose product is MGSADEEQPLLRDHHPPPVSSLVLPPDILTRSATATDTNTDGSPKHVARAGGWKAPVAMVLVQLFQTGDKWREMMNWRVSRWIIFNGFIGYAVPINLYYNGLQDTTSSYAIIFLNIIPLITFILSLMFKMERLKFATVDGSLKIVGVLASVGGTMVITFYKGNELHLWNSILQYHKNEQTEVARNHLRGTILLVASSFAYACWYLIQTKVHKVYPYKYWSSLATCLVGGLMTAFVGVVVRRDGDAWKLGWDLKLLTVVYSGALATAGKYSLNSWVVAKRGPAYPPMFTPLSLVFTVVLGSILLGDNITLGSLLGTTMVIAGLYIFLWAKSKDLPGK
- the LOC117842990 gene encoding WAT1-related protein At1g25270 isoform X1, whose translation is MGSADEEQPLLRDHHPPPVSSLVLPPDILTRSATATDTNTDGSPKHVARAGGWKAPVAMVLVQLFQTGLVLLSKVAIGHGMFVFALVTYRSAFGTAFLLPFALVWERDKWREMMNWRVSRWIIFNGFIGYAVPINLYYNGLQDTTSSYAIIFLNIIPLITFILSLMFKMERLKFATVDGSLKIVGVLASVGGTMVITFYKGNELHLWNSILQYHKNEQTEVARNHLRGTILLVASSFAYACWYLIQTKVHKVYPYKYWSSLATCLVGGLMTAFVGVVVRRDGDAWKLGWDLKLLTVVYSGALATAGKYSLNSWVVAKRGPAYPPMFTPLSLVFTVVLGSILLGDNITLGSLLGTTMVIAGLYIFLWAKSKDLPGK